One region of Myxocyprinus asiaticus isolate MX2 ecotype Aquarium Trade chromosome 38, UBuf_Myxa_2, whole genome shotgun sequence genomic DNA includes:
- the LOC127428507 gene encoding transforming growth factor beta-1 proprotein-like: MRAESLLLALQCLLGFVQYSGALSTCNPLDLELIKRKRIEAIRGQILSKLRLPKEPEVDEEAENIPVELISVYNSTLELSEEQSVDPVHMPVEESTEAEYYAKEVHKFTMKQMEENPEKHLWFNITEMKLTLDQRMITQAELRLRIKEPNIDGSKQRLELYQGTGDTARYLGSHFVSNELANKWLSFDVTKTLKDLLEMTSTSKNQSANKEEEQGFQVKLHCGCDKPKSDFQFKIAGLSGIRGDQKELANHVPRPHILVMSLPVERHSHLKSRSKRQAETDGVCSEKSDGCCVRSLYIDFRKDLGWKWIHEPSGYYANYCTGSCSYFWTSENKYSQVLALYRHHNPGASAQPCCVPQVLDPLPILYFVGRQHKVEQLSNMIVKTCKCC; the protein is encoded by the exons ATGAGGGCAGAGAGTTTATTACTGGCACTGCAATGCCTGCTTGGATTTGTGCAATATAGTGGAGCCTTATCAACTTGCAATCCTCTAGATTTGGAACTAATAAAGAGAAAGCGCATTGAAGCCATTCGAGGACAGATTCTCAGCAAGTTGCGACTGCCTAAGGAACCAGAAGTGGATGAAGAAGCAGAAAACATTCCTGTAGAACTCATATCAGTCTACAACAGTACCTTGGAGCTAAGTGAAGAGCAGTCCGTGGATCCTGTACATATGCCTGTAGAAGAATCTACAGAGGCGGAATACTATGCAAAAGAAGTTCACAAATTCACAATGAAACAGA TGGAAGAGAACCCAGAAAAGCACTTATGGTTCAACATCACAGAGATGAAGCTCACATTGGATCAGCGCATGATCACCCAGGCAGAGCTCCGTCTGCGCATCAAGGAACCAAATATAGATGGTTCCAAGCAGAGACTGGAGCTGTACCAGGGCACTGGGGACACGGCTCGCTACCTGGGATCACACTTTGTTTCCAATGAACTGGCCAACAAGTGGCTGTCCTTTGATGTGACTAAGACCTTGAAGGACTTGCTGGAGATGACATCTACTTCTAAGAACCAAAGTGCCA ACAAAGAGGAGGAACAAGGATTTCAGGTGAAGTTGCACTGTGGTTGTGATAAGCCAAAGTCGGATTTTCAATTCAAAATAGCAG GTTTGTCTGGTATAAGAGGTGATCAGAAGGAACTAGCCAACCATGTGCCAAGACCCCACATTTTggtgatgtcacttcctgttgaGCGCCACAGTCATTTGAAATCTCGCAGCAAACGGCAAGCTGAAACAGATGGAGTTTGTTCTGA AAAGTCTGATGGTTGCTGTGTAAGAAGCCTGTATATTGACTTTCGCAAAGACCTGGGCTGGAAGTGGATACATGAACCTTCTGGCTACTATGCCAACTATTGTACTGGCTCTTGCTCTTACTTCTGGACTTCAGAAAATAAGTACTCACAG GTGCTTGCACTGTATAGGCATCATAATCCCGGTGCCTCGGCCCAACCATGCTGTGTACCTCAGGTTCTAGATCCACTGCCCATTCTTTACTTTGTGGGGAGGCAACATAAG GTAGAACAGTTGTCAAATATGATTGTGAAGACCTGCAAGTGTTGCTGA